Below is a genomic region from Hylemonella gracilis.
ACGAGGTCGAAGGCACGGCCTCCTGCGCCTCGGAGAAACCGATCAGCACCCCCGGGGTGTTGGAGTCCACCATGGCCATGCTGGACTCGGGGTCGTGGAAGGTGACGGAGAAACCGAGTTTCTGGGTATAGAAATCCAGGGTCTGCTGCAGATCCTGGACGCTGTACCAGACGGTGATGCCGGGCTTGAACATGGTGGGGGCCCCAAGTTTTGGTAGCGGCAATACAGCAACTATATTTCCGATATCAAAGTGCAAGACCCCGCTCCCGCCGCGGAATCACGCGTCGAGACCGGAGCGACGCCGCATCAGCCCGCCGCGCGCCGTCCAAGCTCAACGCCGGGCGAACCAGGCCCCGCCGGCCACCGCGCCCGCGTTGATCAGGCCGTACACCACCAAGGCCACGGCCTGCGCCGCGAAGACCCAGGCCAGGCTCTCCACGCCAGCGCCCACCCACCGCAGGGCCAGCCAACCGCCCAGGCCGGCGACGATCAGCCGCGCCACATTGCCCGCCACCGGCCACAGCAAGCGGCCCGCGCCCTGTGAGGCGAAGTACAGGGCCAGCCCCAGGCCGAAGAAACCGTAGACCGGCCCCACGATGCGCAGGTACTGCGCGCCCGCGTCCAGCATGACCGCGTCGCCACCGAACAAGCCCAGCCAGGCGCGCGGGAACAACGCCGCGGCCAGGCCAATGGTCTCGGTCAGCGCGAAGGCCAGCCCCGCGCCGACCCAGGCCGCGCGCAGCGCGCGCTCACGCCGGCCCGCGCCCACGCAGGTGCCGACGATGGTGACCAGGGGCGCGCCCAGGCCGAAGACCAGGGGCACCAGCAGGTACTCCAGCCGCGTGGCCGTGCCATAACCCGCGATCGCCTCCGCGCCAAAGCGGCCCACCAGCCCGGTGCCGATGGCGATGGTCAGGTTGGTGGCCACGGTGGAGATGGTGCCGAACAGGCCCACGCGCAGGATCTCGCCAAACATCGCGCCCCGCAGGCGCGCGGGCTTCAGGCGCAGCAGGCTGCGCCCGGAGCGCAGGTAGGCGAGCAGGGCCAGCACGCCGCCCAGGTAGTAGAGCAGCAAGGCCAGCGCGCCACCCGCGATGCCCAAGCCCGTGAACCGGCTGTCGGCGCCCCAACCGAAGATGAGCAGTGGCGACAGTGGCACCAGCAGCGCCGTGCCCACGAGGGTGACGTTCGCGGGCATGGCCATATTGCCCGTGCCACGCACCACGGCGGCCAGCGCATTGAACAGCCAGACCAGCACCGCGCCCGCGAACACGAGGTGCGAATAGATCAGCGCCGCGTCCAGCGCCGCGCCCTCGCCTCCCATGGCGCTGTAGAGCGCTCGCCCGCCCAGCCACAGGGCCAGCGTGAACAGCAGGCCGAAACCGAGCGCGATCACCACCGCATGCCAGGCCAGGGCTTCGGCCTCGTCACGTCGGCCCCGCCCCAGGGCACGCGCCACGGCCGAGGCAATGCCGCCGCCCACGGCACCGGCCGAGGTCATCTGCATCAGCATCACCAGCGGAAACACCAGCGCCATGCCGGCCAGCGCCGCCGTGCCGAGCCGGCCAATGAACCAGGTTTCGATCAAGCCGGCCAAGGCCTGCGCCACCATGATGAGCACATTGGGCGCGGCCAGCGTGAGCAGCAGCGGAACCAGCGGCGCCTCCAGCAGGCGCCGGGTGCGCGCGTCCATGGACATGGGGAGCGGCACCGACGCGGCGGCATGCGTGATGTTCTGGGTCATGGTGTTCATGTTGACCCTCTTCGTTCAGGCGCTCGCTGCCTGCACCTTCACCGGCTTGACGCGGCGCACAGCCAAGGCCAGCAGTGCCGCCACCAGGCAGGCCCCACCCGCCACGTAGAGCGCGGGCGTGTAGCTGGCCATCACGGTGCGCGACAGACCACCGCCCCAGGCCGCTGTGGCGGCGCCGAGCTGGTGGGCCGCGAACACCCAGCCGAACACCATGCCCGCCTTCTGTGGCCCGAAGGCCGCGCCCGTGAGCTTGACCGTGGGCGGCACGGTGGCGATCCAGTCCAGACCGTAGAACATCGCGAACAGGCCCAGGCCCACGAGCGTGAAACCCGAATGCGGCAGCCAGAGCAGCGACAGCCCCCGCAGGCCGTAGTACCAGAACAGCAGCTTGCGGCTGTCGTAGCGGTCCGAGAGCCAGCCCGAGGCCACGGTGCCCACGAAATCGAAAGCCCCCATCATGGCCAGCACCGAGGCAGCCGGCACCGGGCCCAGGCCGAAGTCGCTGCACAGCGAGATGAAGTGCGTCTGGATCAGCCCGTTGGTGGACAGGCCGCAGATGAAGAAGGTGGCGGCCAGCACCCAGAAGGTGCCGCTGCGCGAGGCCTCGGCCAGCACCTTGAAGGGCGTGGCGAAGTTCATGGTCATGGCGGGGGCCGCCGCCTTGGCGGCTTGGTTCTTTGCGCTCTCCTCCGGCGTTTCACCGTAAGGCCGCAAGCCCAGATCGGACGGGCGGTCGCGCACCAGCAGGAAGGCGATCACGCCGAACAGCACGCTGGCCGCGACCACGGGCCAGACCGCGCTGCGCCAACCCCAGTGCTCGATCATCCAGGCCGCCAGCGGCAGAAAGGCCAGTTGCCCGGTCGCGGCGCTGGCCGTGAGCAAGCCCACCACCAGACCACGACGCGCCGCGAACCAGCGCGTGGCCACCACCGCGCCCAGCACCAGCGCCGTGAGACCGGTGCCCAGGCCCAGCATCAGGCTCCACAGCAGGAAGAGCTGCCACAGCTGCGAGGTGAAGGTCACCAGCGCCATCGCGCCGCCCACCAGGGCCAGGCCCAGGCACATCACCGTACGCAGGCCCCAGCGTTCCATCAGCACGGCGGCGAAGGGGCCGAGCAGACCGTAGAGCGCGAAGCGGATGGCCAGCGCGGACGAGACCTGCTGCGTGGTCCAGCCGAACTCGTGCGCCAACGGCAGCAGCATGGCGCCGGGCAGACCCAGCGCCGCCGACATGGTCAGCATGGTGAGGAAAGTCACGCCGGCCACCAGCCAGCCGTAGTGGATGCCCCGCGAACGCAAGGCGGCCGCGACACGGTTGGAAATCATGAAAGCCCCTATGTTGTGAAAAGAATGGGAAAGAAAAAATAGGCTCAGACCGTACCGTCGGCTTCGGCTTCAGGCTCGGTCTCATCCAGCATGGCCAAGGATTCGTCGATCAGCGCATGCAGGGCCGCCACCCGGTCCGGCCCCAGGCGCTCGTTCAGCGCCTCCTGCGCGGCCCGCCAATGGCGTCGCGCCTCCTGCCGCTTGGCCAGGCCTTCGGGCGTCAGGCTCACGCTGCGGCTGCGCGCGTCCTCACCCTCGCTGACCACGACCCAGCCCTGCTCCTGCAGCGGGCGCAGATTGCGTGTGAGCGTGGACGCGTCCATGTGCATCACCCGCGCCAACTCGCCCGGGCGCACCGGCGCCAGGGACTGGATGTGCGAGAGCAGCGAGTACTGCGTGGTCTTGAGCCCGCTCTTGCCCACCTCGGCGTCGTAGCGCTGCGCGACCACGCGCTGCAGCTCGCGCAGCTTCAGGCTGGTGCAGCCCTGAGGTTTGACAAGGTCATTCATGCGGATTATTGTAGATGCAACATTTGCATATGCAACCACCAACCGGAATACCCATGACCACGACCGAGCCATCCCCCGCCCAGACGCTGGAAAAGTGGCTGGCGCAGGAACACGCCACCCAGGCGCTGCTGGAACGCAGCGGCCCCGGCGTGGCGCGGGCAGACCAGATCGCGGGCAAGAGCGGCCTGGAGCTGCTACACGCCATGCTGCGCGGCGAACTGCCTTACCCGCCCATCGCGCAAACGCTGAGTTTCCTGTTGCTGGAAGCAGAGGCCGGCCGCGCGCTGTTCCAGGGCGCGCCGGGCGCAGCCCACCTCAACCCCATGGGCACCATCCACGGCGGCTGGTACGCCACCCTGCTGGACTCGGCCCTGGGCTGCGCCGTGCAAACCCGGCTGCCATCCGGCCAAGCCTACACCACGGCCGAACTGGGGCTGAACATCGTCAAGGCCATCAACCCAGCCAAGGCCCCGCGCGTGCGAGCGGAAGCCACCGTGCTGCATTGCGGCCGCCAACTCGCCACGGCGCAAGCCCGTCTCTACGGCCCCGACGGCACGCTGTACGCTCACGCCACCACGACCTGCCTGGTGTTCGAACACCGCGCGGGCTGAACCCGACACACAAGGAAGAACCATGCATCCGCACTCGTCACGTCGTCGCGTCGTCATCACCGGCCTCGGCATCGTCAGCCCCGTGGGCAACACGGTGGACCAAGCCTGGGCCAACGTGATCGCCGGCCGCTCGGGCATCGCACCCATCACCCGCTTCGACGCCTCGGGCTTCAGCACGCGCTTCGCCGGTGAGGTGAAGGACTTCGACATCGGGGCCTACGTGCCGACCAAGGAAGCGCGCCACATGGATCGCTTCATCCACTACGGCCTGGCGGCGGCCGTCCAGGCCGTGCAGGACGCGGGCCTGCCCACCGGCAACGCCCTGAGCGAGGAAGCCGCCGAACGCATCGGCACCCTGATCGGCTCCGGCATCGGCGGCCTGCCCACCATCGAGGACGCGCACCGCGAGTACATGGAACGCGGGCCGCGCCGCATCTCGCCCTTTTTCGTGCCCACCTCCATCATCAACATGATCTCGGGCCATGTCTCCATCCGCTACGGCTTCACCGGCCCTAACCTGGCCATCGTGACCGCCTGCACCACCGGCCTGCACAGCATCGGCGAGGCAGGTCGCCTGATCGAGTACGGCGACGTGGACGTGATGGTCGCCGGCGGCGCCGAAAGCCAGATCACGCCCTTGGGCGTGGGCGGTTTCGCCTCGGCCAAGGCCCTGTCCACCCGCAACGACGACCCCGCGGCCGCCTCCCGCCCCTGGGACCGGGACCGCGACGGCTTCGTGCTGGGCGAAGGCGCGGGGGTGGTGGTGCTGGAGGAATACGAACACGCCAAGAAGCGCGGCGCCAGGATCTATGCCGAGCTGGCCGGCTTCGGCATGTCCAGCGACGCATACCACATCACCCTGCCCAATGTCTCGGGCCCGGCCCGCTCCATGAAGGCGGCGCTGCGCAACGCGGGCGTCAACCCCGACGAGGTGCAGTACCTCAACGCCCACGGTACCTCCACCCCACCGGGCGACCTCAACGAAACCCGGGCCATCAAGCAGGCCTTTGGCGAACACGCCGGCAGGCTCGTCGTCAGCTCCACCAAGTCCATGACCGGTCACCTGCTCGGCGGCGCGGGCGGCGTGGAAACCGTTTTCACCGTCCTGGCCCTGCACCACCAGATCGCGCCACCCACCATCAACCTGGACCACCCCGACCCGGAATGCGACCTGGACTACAACGCCCACCAGGCACGCGCGATGAAGATCGACGTGGCCGTGAAGAACAACTTCGGGTTTGGCGGCACCAACGGCACGCTGGTGCTGCGGCGCGCATGACGAAGCAGGCCGCGCGGACGCTCCTTACCTGAACGCTCGGGCGACGCACCAGCCCCCGAAGGCCAGCATGGGCAGAAAGGTCAAGATCATGCCCAAGGCCCGGGGCAAGCCCCAACCCTTCAAGACCAGAATGGCGGCGTGCATCAGCCGCCCCACCAGCAGGCTGATGCCACCCGCCATAAGCAGCCACTGTGGCGCCTGCGCAAGCTCGGCCCCGGCCATCGCCAGAAGCACGATGGGCACGTTCTCCGTGTAGTTGGCATGGGCGCGCATCCTGCGCAGCAGCGTCTGGTCGCCCCCATCCAGGAACTGGATGTTGGTCTGCACCCGTCGGTAACCGACCATGACCGTGAGCGGCACCTGGATGAGTGCAAAGAGGCCGATGAAAAAGACCGTCGTGGGAATCGTCATGTCAGCTCCAAGTTGAAGTTGCGCGTTCCAAGCCTTGGCAGACGACCAGCGAACCCCTCCACAGAACCGGATCGCGCCAGATCGTCTTGCAGTATTGGAGCCGCTTCCCGTGGAGGGTGTCAATGCGCGATTCGAACCAACTAGGCCTTGGCTCTGGGCTTCATGCGGAAGCTGATGCCCATGCGATTGATGGCGTTCATGGTCGCAATCGTGATGGTCAGGTCCACCAGATCCTTTTCGCCGAACACCTTGAGCGCGGCGGCATAGGCGTCATCCGACGCGTGCGTTTCGCTGACGCGCGTGACCTCCTCAGCCCACGCGAGCGCTGCGCGTTCCTTCTCCGAGAACAGGTACTCCACCTCATGCCACACCGGCACCAGCAGCACCTTGTCAATGGACATGCCCTCGGCCACCAGGTCTCGGGCATGGATGTCGATGCAGTGGGCGCAGCCGTTGATCTGGGAGACGCGCAGGAAGACCAAATGCGTCAGTGAACTGGGCAAGGAGGTGCCCGTCGTGGTGAAGCGGTGCAGGACGGTAACGGCCTTGGCCCCTTCCGGGGAAGCTTGAAACCAGACAGCGCGATTCATGAGTCACATTTCCTTTCATGGGAGGTTTGAAGAGGGACAGAGATGTCCAGCACTCACCAGAAAGACGTTTGATCGCAGGATTTGTGACAGAGGATCAGGCGTTGTTGTCCATGGTCGCCGCCAATCACTGTTGAATAGCCCGAAGTTTGGGGAGATTTCGGTGCTTCGGATGCATCAGATTTTTCTGGGCGCGCGGTATCTGAGTCGCGAGATATCGACTCTATCGGGCCAGAAACGCATGAACGGACGCGGCGGACACTGTTCGTCGTGATCTGCCTGGCCGCTACAGGCTGGTTGCTGTCGTTCAACTTTTAAAAGTCGACGACCGCTGACATCGATAACGGACATTGCACCGTTCTGTGTCTAGGTTTTGAGTTCCGCCGAAACCTAGTCAGTTGTCTACCGGATCGGAATGGTGAACGATCCGTTCGGGTATTGACTGCAAATGAACTCCACAAAGGCCCTGACCTTGGGGCTCTGCAAGCGCCGGGATGTGTGCAGAACCCACAGCTCGACTTCGCCGGCGGCCGCGCCCAATGACGCTAGCTCGCCTTTTGCCAGCAAGCCTCCAATCAGGGATAGCGGCAGCATGGCCACCCCCGCTCCAGCGGCAGCGGCATCTCGGACCGTCAGGAGCGAGGACAGCCGCAGCACCGGCTGTGGTTCGATGGTGAGTCGACCCTCGTCGACGGACCATACCTCACCATCGCGATAGGTCGGCATCACGACAGCAGGAACCTGAAGGGGTTTGTCTCCACGCCCTTTCGGCATCTGCATTGAAGGCGCAGCAGCCAGGACCAGTCGGTCTCTGGCGAAGCATCGCCCAACCAGATCACTGTCCTGGCGTGGGTTGATGCGAATGGCCACATCGAAATGCTCGTCCACGAGATTGGCGAGCCGGTCTTCGGCCACCACCTCGATCTGCACTTCGGGATGGATTGCCTGAAACGCCGCGGCAAGCTGCCCCAACGCAACTTGCGAGAACAGCAGCGGTGCCGCGATGCGCAGACGACCTCTCGGGGTCGAAAGACCATCCCGCGCTGCTGCCATCGCTTCGGCGACTTCGCGCATGGGGCCCTCGGTTCGAGCCATCAGCAGTTGCCCCGCTTCGGTCAATTCCAGGCTACGACCGCCTCGCTCGATGAGCCGGACACCCAACGCCTCTTCGATATCCGCAATTCGGCGCGACAAGGTTGCCTTGGACCGGCCGCTGGCACGGCTGGCCCGTCCAAAGCCGCCGTGAACAGCAACCAGCTGAAAGTCTTCCAAGGCGTTCAAATCCATATCGTCTCAATTTCGATCCACCATGTATCAATTTTATGGTCTTTGTTTTGAATTCGGAACTACCTACTATTCACCCATCCGCAACCCAGATCAAGGAACTTCATCATGATTTATTCGACCGCCACCGTCCCGGTGAACCCGGCAGGTGAAACAAAACTGACCCGTGCACAAGCGTGGCAGGGACTCGTTCTCAAGGCCCGCGATGCTCGCCTGTTCTTGCCCGAGGGCCTTTGCACCCGCTGTGACGTGGTGGAAGAAAGCGCGACGCACTTCGTGCGTGAGGCCACCATCGCCGGCGCCAGCCTACGCGAAATCATCACCTTGGAGCCGGAAAGCAAGGTCACCTTCTTCCAAGCCACGGGACCTCGAGAAGGCGCGATCGTCAACGAGCTGTTCGAGGACGAAGCCGGAGAACTTCAACTTCGCTTCTATTGCTACCTCGGCCTGCGCGGCAAAGCGCCAAGCGGCCCCGAGGAGAAGGCCGAACAGGCGCAGTTCGACAGCGACAAGGGCTACAAAGCCGCCTTGCTTTCGACACTGAAACGCACCCATGAATTGCTCGCCGACGCTCGAATCTGAAACGAGCGTCCTCCTTTTTTCTTCCACTAAATGCACCGAAAGAGATACGAAATGAAGAACGTTTGGTCACCCATTAATGTCGGCTCCCTGCAACTACCGCATCGGCTTGCCATGGCACCGATGACCCGCAGCCGGGCCAAGCCTGACGGAACGCCCAGCGATTTGGCGCCCGAGTATTACGCCCAGCGCGCCAGCATGGGTCTGTTGATCACCGAAGGTACGCAACCTTCCGAAGACGGGCAAGGCTATCTCGCTACGCCCGGCCTCTATACCGACGCGCATGTCGCCGGTTGGCGCAACGTCACCGAAGCGGTCCATGCTGCCGACGGGCGTCTGTTCGTGCAATTGATGCATGTGGGGCGCCGATCGCACCCGGAGAACACGCCGCATCATCGGCAACCTGTCGCGCCGTCAGCGATCGCACCTGGCGAGTCCATGTTCACGATGAACGGCATGCAGGCTGTCCCTGAACCGCGCGAACTGACGACTGCCGAGGTCAAGCAAACCGTCGTCGACTTCGCACATGCTGCAGTACGTGCCATCGAGGCAGGTGCCGATGGCGTGGAGGTCCACGGAGCGAACGGTTATCTGGTACACCAATTTCTCGCCCCGGATGCCAATCAGCGTACCGATGAGTACGGTGGCTCGATGGAAAACCGCGCACGCTTTGCCATCGAGGTGGTGCGTGCGATCGCCAAGGCCATCGGCCCCGAAAAGACCGCCATCCGTTTGTCGCCGGGAGTTCCGACCGGCGGCATCGCCGAAGGTCAGGCCAACGACGATCTGTACCGCCACCTCGCGACGGAGTTCGACAAGCTGGGCCTCGCTTACCTGCATGTGCTCCACGTTGGCGAAGACTCTCGCCTGGCCGACATCCGCAAAAGGTTCAGCGGGGTACTGGTCGTGAACCGTCCGGGCCGCAAGCGCGAGCAGGTTGGCTCGGACGTGGCGGCGGGACTGGCCGACATGGAATCTCTGGGCGTGATGGCACTGGCCAATCCGGACCTCGTCGCGCGCCTGAAAACGGGAGCGCCGTTCAATGAGGTTCGACCGCAGTTGTTCTATGCCGGCGGTGGCGCTGAAGGCTATATCGACTATCCGGCGATGACACCCACCTGAGGGTGTGGCGCAAAGCTCGCGCCGTTCATCAACACGAAGATCAACCCAGGGACGTCGTCCTCTTGAAAGGCGTCCCGCATTCTGAGGAAACCAACATGCAAAACCAAGAAACCGACTCCAGCAAGACTGCCCGACCCAAGCTGCTGGTGCTGGGCGCGACCGGAGACACCGGCAAGCTCATCGTCAGTCAGGCCGCGGCGCGGGGATACGACGTCGCCGTGCTTGTGCGTTCGGCCGAAAAGGGACGTGCTCTTGATGGAGTGGAATACTTCGTCGGAGACGCCCGCGACGAGCAAGTCTTGCGTCAGGCGCTCAAGGGCAGAGATGCCGTCATCAGTGCGTTGGGCACACCGGTCAGCCCATTTCGCGAGGTGACCCTGCTTTCTTCCGCGACGCGCGCCCTCGTCAGCGCGATGAAGGCGGAGCAGGTCTCACGCCTAGTCTGCATCACGGGTATCGGCGCCGGTGACAGCGCTGGGCACGGCGGGTTTCTTTTCGACAAGCTGATTCTTCCGCTTCTCCTGCGAAAGGTATATACCGACAAGAACCGGCAAGAAGCCATCGTCCGCGAGAGCGGCCTCGACTGGGTGCTCGTGCGTCCTACAGTCCTGAACAACCAGCCGGGCCGCGGCACGCATCGCACGCTCACCGACCTCTCTAACTTCCACGGAGGGACCATTTCGAGAGTAGATGTCGCCAAGTTTGTCTTGGACCAAGTGAGCACTAGCAATTGGGTACATCGTTCGCCATTGATCACGTGGTGAAGAAATTCAGCACATCGAATCGCCCCGGGCTGTGTAGATCTGCTTCAGATTGCGCCGTTGTTTCCACGATTTTTCCTCGACTCCGTGGTCAGTGGTCAGTGGTCAGTAGATCAGATTCGACAAATTCAACCACTCATCACTGCTTTCTCGACTTCGCCTTGACGGAGCGTTGTTCTGATTTGGGGGACTCCGCGACGCGTTCCGGAAAAACTTCAAGCAACCAGTCCATGAAGACGCGAAGGCGGTGCGTCACATGCCGGGCTTGCGGGTACACGATCTGAAACGGATAACGCGCTGGACGCCACGCTTGAAGGATCTCTACAAGAGTGCCATCGCGAAGACCAGAAGCAGCTGCATAGCCGAATGTCTGGACGATTCCCAACCCTGTGACGCAGGCCGCCAAGTGTGCATTGCTTTCGTTGATTCCAACGCGGTGATCGACCTTGATCTCTGTTTTCTCGCCGTTCCGCTCAAAGCGAAATGGAATCGGCCGGCCCGTATCGCTCGACACGTAGGAGACAAGCCGATGCCCGTTCTTGAGCTCATCGGGATAAGCAGGCGTTCCGTATTGCTTCAAGTAGCTTGGCGCCGCGCAAGTGATCAGAACGGCTTCACCCAATCGGCGCGCCACGAGCGAAGAGCTCTCCATCGCTCCTCCGCGAATCACGCAGTCGACGTTTTCGCCGACCATGTCAACCGATCGATCCGACACGCTCAGATCAATACGGATGTCTGGATAGCGCACCATGAAATCCCCAAGCATCGGGATCAGGACATCGCGCGCGGTTGATCCGCCGACATCGACTCGAAGATGACCGCGGGGCTTACCGCGCGCCATGTTAAATGCCCCATCAATGTCCTCAAGGTCACGCAGCACCCTGCCGCTCTTGACGTAGTACTCCTCGCCTTCCTGTGTCACGGTCACGCGTCGCGTGGTCCGTTGCAGCAGGCGCACACCAAGGTGCTTCTCCAGCTCTCGCACCAGCTTGCTCACCGTCGCGATGGGCATGCTCAAGGAGTCTGCCGCTCGCGTGAAGCTACCCGCTTCGATGACGCGAGCGAGAGCGCGCATCGCAAGTAACTGGTCCATCAAGGTTCCTCATCAGTTTTTCTCTAATTATCCATGGATGTAGATAGTTAATTCATTGATCTCTCTTTTTCATTCAATCCGACGTGCCTACATTGAGCACATGCCGACAGCAACGGAGCTTCCCAAACGGACTCCAGCCATCGCAAGGCATGCCTCTCTCAACGTCATCACCATGAAACAGAATATGAACAAGCAACTCGCAGGAAAGATTGCCCTGGTCACCGGAGGAAGCACTGGTATTGGCCTCGGCGCCGCCAAGGAACTGGCCGCCCAAGGCGCGCAAGTCTTCATCACCGGCCGTCGTCAGACGGAATTGGACGCAGCGGTCGCAGAGATCGGCCCCAACGCCACCGGCATCCGCGCAGACGCCTCGGTACTGGGGGATCTGGACACCGTGTACGCGGAGATCGCGAAGAAGGTGGGTCGGCTCGACGTCCTGTTCGCCAATGCCGGGGGGGCGACATGCTCCCGCTCGGAGCGATCACGGAAGAGCACTTCGATCGCATCTTTGGCACCAATGTCCGGGGGGTTCTGTTCACGGTGCAGAAGGCCTTGCCTTTGCTCACCAACGGTGCCTCGATCATCCTGACTTCATCGACGACGTCGGTGCTCGGCACGGCAAGCTTCAGTGTCTACAGCGCCAGCAAGGCAGCGGTGCGGAACTTCGCGCGATCGTGGGCGCTGGACCTGAAGGATCGTGGCATCCGCGTGAATGCGGTGAGCCCGGGCCCAATCCGTACGCCAGGCTTAGGCGGCCTGGCACCGGACGACGCCACGCGTCAAGGCCTCTTTGACTATCTCGCTTCCCAGGTACCGCTGGGCCGCCTCGGCGAACCTTCCGAGATCGGCAAAGTCGTGGCCTTTCTGGCATCGGACTCCGCCAGCTACATCAACGGCGTTGAACTGTTCGTTGACGGTGGCATGGCACAAGTCTGACCTCCTTCCATGGCCGCACTGCGGCAACACCACCCCACAAGGAACCCATGAAATCCGCACTCGAACTCCTGAAAGCCTATCTGGACAACATCCAGAGCCCACCCACCGCCGCCGCGCTCTTCGCGGACGACGGCATCCTGGAATTACCCACCGTCAACGCACACGCCACAGGCCCTGAGCAGGTCCAGGGCTTGG
It encodes:
- a CDS encoding VOC family protein, yielding MFKPGITVWYSVQDLQQTLDFYTQKLGFSVTFHDPESSMAMVDSNTPGVLIGFSEAQEAVPSTSSTVFEVPDIVATRRALEGRGVSFQGEIETIPDMVKLTTFTDPDGHSLMLSEDLTQP
- a CDS encoding MATE family efflux transporter; the encoded protein is MNTMTQNITHAAASVPLPMSMDARTRRLLEAPLVPLLLTLAAPNVLIMVAQALAGLIETWFIGRLGTAALAGMALVFPLVMLMQMTSAGAVGGGIASAVARALGRGRRDEAEALAWHAVVIALGFGLLFTLALWLGGRALYSAMGGEGAALDAALIYSHLVFAGAVLVWLFNALAAVVRGTGNMAMPANVTLVGTALLVPLSPLLIFGWGADSRFTGLGIAGGALALLLYYLGGVLALLAYLRSGRSLLRLKPARLRGAMFGEILRVGLFGTISTVATNLTIAIGTGLVGRFGAEAIAGYGTATRLEYLLVPLVFGLGAPLVTIVGTCVGAGRRERALRAAWVGAGLAFALTETIGLAAALFPRAWLGLFGGDAVMLDAGAQYLRIVGPVYGFFGLGLALYFASQGAGRLLWPVAGNVARLIVAGLGGWLALRWVGAGVESLAWVFAAQAVALVVYGLINAGAVAGGAWFARR
- a CDS encoding MFS transporter; the encoded protein is MISNRVAAALRSRGIHYGWLVAGVTFLTMLTMSAALGLPGAMLLPLAHEFGWTTQQVSSALAIRFALYGLLGPFAAVLMERWGLRTVMCLGLALVGGAMALVTFTSQLWQLFLLWSLMLGLGTGLTALVLGAVVATRWFAARRGLVVGLLTASAATGQLAFLPLAAWMIEHWGWRSAVWPVVAASVLFGVIAFLLVRDRPSDLGLRPYGETPEESAKNQAAKAAAPAMTMNFATPFKVLAEASRSGTFWVLAATFFICGLSTNGLIQTHFISLCSDFGLGPVPAASVLAMMGAFDFVGTVASGWLSDRYDSRKLLFWYYGLRGLSLLWLPHSGFTLVGLGLFAMFYGLDWIATVPPTVKLTGAAFGPQKAGMVFGWVFAAHQLGAATAAWGGGLSRTVMASYTPALYVAGGACLVAALLALAVRRVKPVKVQAASA
- a CDS encoding MarR family winged helix-turn-helix transcriptional regulator — translated: MNDLVKPQGCTSLKLRELQRVVAQRYDAEVGKSGLKTTQYSLLSHIQSLAPVRPGELARVMHMDASTLTRNLRPLQEQGWVVVSEGEDARSRSVSLTPEGLAKRQEARRHWRAAQEALNERLGPDRVAALHALIDESLAMLDETEPEAEADGTV
- a CDS encoding PaaI family thioesterase yields the protein MTTTEPSPAQTLEKWLAQEHATQALLERSGPGVARADQIAGKSGLELLHAMLRGELPYPPIAQTLSFLLLEAEAGRALFQGAPGAAHLNPMGTIHGGWYATLLDSALGCAVQTRLPSGQAYTTAELGLNIVKAINPAKAPRVRAEATVLHCGRQLATAQARLYGPDGTLYAHATTTCLVFEHRAG
- the fabF gene encoding beta-ketoacyl-ACP synthase II, with amino-acid sequence MHPHSSRRRVVITGLGIVSPVGNTVDQAWANVIAGRSGIAPITRFDASGFSTRFAGEVKDFDIGAYVPTKEARHMDRFIHYGLAAAVQAVQDAGLPTGNALSEEAAERIGTLIGSGIGGLPTIEDAHREYMERGPRRISPFFVPTSIINMISGHVSIRYGFTGPNLAIVTACTTGLHSIGEAGRLIEYGDVDVMVAGGAESQITPLGVGGFASAKALSTRNDDPAAASRPWDRDRDGFVLGEGAGVVVLEEYEHAKKRGARIYAELAGFGMSSDAYHITLPNVSGPARSMKAALRNAGVNPDEVQYLNAHGTSTPPGDLNETRAIKQAFGEHAGRLVVSSTKSMTGHLLGGAGGVETVFTVLALHHQIAPPTINLDHPDPECDLDYNAHQARAMKIDVAVKNNFGFGGTNGTLVLRRA
- a CDS encoding MAPEG family protein, with product MTIPTTVFFIGLFALIQVPLTVMVGYRRVQTNIQFLDGGDQTLLRRMRAHANYTENVPIVLLAMAGAELAQAPQWLLMAGGISLLVGRLMHAAILVLKGWGLPRALGMILTFLPMLAFGGWCVARAFR
- a CDS encoding carboxymuconolactone decarboxylase family protein produces the protein MNRAVWFQASPEGAKAVTVLHRFTTTGTSLPSSLTHLVFLRVSQINGCAHCIDIHARDLVAEGMSIDKVLLVPVWHEVEYLFSEKERAALAWAEEVTRVSETHASDDAYAAALKVFGEKDLVDLTITIATMNAINRMGISFRMKPRAKA
- a CDS encoding LysR family transcriptional regulator, which encodes MDLNALEDFQLVAVHGGFGRASRASGRSKATLSRRIADIEEALGVRLIERGGRSLELTEAGQLLMARTEGPMREVAEAMAAARDGLSTPRGRLRIAAPLLFSQVALGQLAAAFQAIHPEVQIEVVAEDRLANLVDEHFDVAIRINPRQDSDLVGRCFARDRLVLAAAPSMQMPKGRGDKPLQVPAVVMPTYRDGEVWSVDEGRLTIEPQPVLRLSSLLTVRDAAAAGAGVAMLPLSLIGGLLAKGELASLGAAAGEVELWVLHTSRRLQSPKVRAFVEFICSQYPNGSFTIPIR
- a CDS encoding SRPBCC family protein is translated as MIYSTATVPVNPAGETKLTRAQAWQGLVLKARDARLFLPEGLCTRCDVVEESATHFVREATIAGASLREIITLEPESKVTFFQATGPREGAIVNELFEDEAGELQLRFYCYLGLRGKAPSGPEEKAEQAQFDSDKGYKAALLSTLKRTHELLADARI
- a CDS encoding alkene reductase; translated protein: MKNVWSPINVGSLQLPHRLAMAPMTRSRAKPDGTPSDLAPEYYAQRASMGLLITEGTQPSEDGQGYLATPGLYTDAHVAGWRNVTEAVHAADGRLFVQLMHVGRRSHPENTPHHRQPVAPSAIAPGESMFTMNGMQAVPEPRELTTAEVKQTVVDFAHAAVRAIEAGADGVEVHGANGYLVHQFLAPDANQRTDEYGGSMENRARFAIEVVRAIAKAIGPEKTAIRLSPGVPTGGIAEGQANDDLYRHLATEFDKLGLAYLHVLHVGEDSRLADIRKRFSGVLVVNRPGRKREQVGSDVAAGLADMESLGVMALANPDLVARLKTGAPFNEVRPQLFYAGGGAEGYIDYPAMTPT